AGGAAAAGGGGAAGCTCGGGGAGCTTCGGCTTCGCCCGCGCCAGCAACACCGCGATGCTCTCCTCGCCCCCGCCCTTGCCTTTGCCTCGGAAGGAGAGGGGTTCCGCTGGATGAAAACTTTGAGGCCCTTTTCGCCGCCTGGGAAGCCTCTGGTGAGGCCGAAGAGCTCCTTTTCGAAAGCGTCTTCGTCCACGCCGACGGCAGAAGGCGGGGCAGGAGCGGGTGGGGAGGCGAGAGGAGGCGAAGGCGGCTGTTCCATGGTGGTCCGCTGGAGCTCGTGGCGGATGCCTCGCTCGCCGTTGCAGAGGCCGCGACCACCCATGGTCTCCGAGAGGTCGAGCTTGGCGGAGGGGGTGAAAGTGAAAGCGGAGCGGGTCAGAGGGGTGGCCTGCTGGAGGAAGGTGGAGTTGCGAGAGAGAAGGCGAGGGTTGAGTGTAGTGTGGATGGGAATCGAAGTCGCCATGGATGgatggaaggaaggaaggaaggaaggagatCAGGTGATTCGTCGAGTCGAGCAGGAATGATCGCGAAGGCTGCTGGTTGGAGGAGGTTTCCAGACCACAAAATACTCAATCGCATCGAATGTTTAGGGTAATTGCATTttttgatctaacaagttaacctATATCGTCGCTCGCTTCGCCGTCGACGAGCACAACAAGAAACAGGTCTCGCGCTCCTcctaattactattttttttctctcccaaaATTGGGGCTTTTTCTCTAGACCAATGTTTTTCGATCTGTCGATGCCCAGAATGCACTTCTGGAGTTTGCATGTGTTGTGAAGGCGAGGGAGCAGGTTGTCGCTGGAACTCTGCATCACTTGACGGTGGCGGCAGTTGAGGGAGGGGAGAAGAAGTTGTACGAGGCCAAAGTGTGGGTGAAGCCATGGCTTAATTTCAAACAGGTTGAAGAATTCAAGCATGTTGGCGAACAAGGTAAATCTAGCGTCACTTTACTAAACGCATTCTTAGTTTTCTTGTACACTGTTGAAGTGAAAAACACAGTGAACATGAAGATGGTAAAGATTCAAACTAAAAAACGCAAGGTCAAAAATATACGAATTTTTCATGGTCTCTTGCAGAGATACCTATTAAGTTGTCATTACACTTACATCACACCACATCATAACTCCATTAGattatctttccttttataaacaaGGAGTCTAAGGATACAAGTATATCGAGCGTCTAGATAAGTGAGATTAGATCGGTCAATATAACACTAGTAAGATTAACACAAATGCATGAACATGATGTTGCTGTTTTCAGTACTGATTGTAATACTGAGTCATCTGCTCACACAATAAATGTGCCCAAATCTGGGAAACTGAAGGACCTTATTCAGGTTCTAGGTGTTGCTTCTTCATTGAGAGACGATGAGAGTCTATTGATTGCTGAGGcatgtttttttaaaacaaaaaaatgttATATTCAATCAATGAACTTTTGCTTTAGTAATGAATTAACCATTATTGAAGCATCCACAGGTTTATGCTAATTGCATTATCCGTATTCTGGATGAACCATCAGATTCAATATCCCTTATACCAAAAGATGCTGAAAAATCTCTAGTTGTGATTTTTGCACACCAAAGATTGGAAGAGTGAGCTTTATAatctctatttgtttttgctccGCGTGTTTTGAAGTTATTGTTTTCctatcaaaatcaaatttcatgtCTGGATATTCTTTCAAGATATTAAGTTTGCAGTAATGCATAcaagacttttagaacttaagctAGTTTCTTGAGGAGAGTAGTTCCACATTGTTTCTATTATTGCATTATTACTCTAACTGACGATGACTGATGGTAACTTACCATTACTTTTGCATACAGGGCCTTACAAACATCAAGCTTTATCAATATTTGCTTATTTGGCTACAAACATCAAGCTTTATCAATATTTGCTTATTTGGCTATACTAGACTGACATAGTAAGTTTGATAAGTGGAAGGGATTTTCCCTTTCTTCCTCAGTGGTTTCCCAGATTCTTCCATGCATTTGTGTTCAACTCCTGTTGATGTTGAGTAATTTGCTTTATCAATGTTAGTTGTGACCTTTTCTGCTCGTAAGATATTTTTGGAGGCATTTAGTTTGCAAAAATCTACTCCATCCAATTAAATGCTATTACTAGAAACAATAATAGAATGCAGATCATCATGAGAAAATACGATCAGAAATAATAAAGATCTAACTAACACGTCTAATCTTGACCTCAGATATTTGGATTCTTAACCTTTCTTTGTACCCATGTTGGACAGCCAACATCTGATATATATTCCTATTGATCATGTGTAAAAGTATTTAGAAATTACCTTGTCGAAGACTTAGATATTGGCCAAAGTGTTAATACTTCACCAACATCTAGAATGTGATTTCTTTAGTTGAGATACATATTTGTGAATAGAGTTTGATGCTACTTTATACGTATATGTTTGTTTGACTTTTGCAAATACTTTCTGGAGTTTTTTTGTTGTACCTCTATATTTGTACTTGTTCAGAAAAATGAAAAACAGTACTAGAcatgatttttgtttaaaaattcatgCGGGCTATGAAGAATGCTCCTAAACAAGGAGACAACAATGTTGAACAAACATGTTAACAACATTTTTCATTTATTGATTTAAGTTACTGGTTTGATCaaatttggatttattatatagtTGTTTGGGTTTTGTAATCCAACTAATCAAGCTACCTGTCATTGCTTGAAGCTTTCTGACAATCAGTTatgcttttatcttttttttttatttcatctataaattatttaattcatGTATCTATTATGATTATAAATGTTCTTAATAATCACTTTTCTACTTGCAAATGCTGAAATGTTGTAGCAGTATTTTTCTCTTGTAAATATTCAATGTTTTCATGAGCTCACATTGATGGTTGTAATTGGAGTGGATCATAGTTCCTGTAATTTGATTCAACATATGCTAGTTCCATGTCTCGTTTATGCATGAGTGACTGGTTTCACTCATTTGGTTTATGTTAGCTACATCTATCTTGTTTGGTTCAGTCTTGATTAGTTCCTAATCGTTTCTTCCATAAGTAATCTCATGAATATATACCAGTGCATTTCAACTCTATGTTAGGGTTTTGATTTACTGGTGCATTTATGCATACCAGTGCATTTCAACTCTCAACTGTTGACACTGATGGATGGGTTGAAGTCTCGTGCTCATGTAATTGTCATTGGGGCTACGAACATGCCAAACACTATTGATCCAGCTCTTAGATGATTCGGTAGGTTTGACAGAGAAATTGACATTGGTGTTCCTGATGAGGTTGGCCGATTGGAGGTTCTTCGCATCCATACTAAGAACATGAAGCTATCTGATGATGTATGTGAACATTACCAATTGTTGTTACCTTGTTAATAGATATCTTGCAGTGAATGTCCAAGTTATGAAATTTGATTTATTCAATGCAGATTGATTTGGAAAGGATTGCTAAGGATACTCATGGCTATGTTGGGGCTGACCTTGCTGCTTTATGCACTGAAGCTGCTCTCCAGTGTATCCGTGAAAAGATGGACATAATCGATCTAGAAGATGAATCAATTGATGCTGAGATTCTCAATTCTATGTCTGCTACAAAGGAACACTTTAAGACTGCTTTGGGATCTAGTAACCCATCTGCCCTCCGTGAAACTGTAAGTCTTTGCTTTGgtaattgtaatcattttcagttagtttttttccttctaaatatgattatctacatgaatttttaaaataaattgttgcTGCAAGAATTGAAAATGAGAAATTTGACATTGGTGTTCAACTCAAGAAATTAAACTTGTGTCTGGTTTGTAACTTGTGTTTACTGTCATATGTTGATGAATGGCCTAAAAACCACTTCTATTTCTACCTTGAGATATGCTGATAGTTTGTTGGGTTTTGATCAGGTTGTTGAAGTACCAAATGTCAACTGGGATGATATTGGTGGGCTGGAAAATGTCAAGAGGGAACTGCAAGAGGTAGTTTGTTGGatatgtttgagtttttatgtccACAAAGTGTGATTTtttctttctgatggtgatattctaggacttctatagcatgtatatttcttctatttttgttctttgctgtagttaagtagaccaaatgatacttttgtttgacagattagaacagtggatgttttaactcagaaaactaggcatttgaaggtgaaaagtggtgagattagggaaatgaaaggcgcaagaagaatggagcagtatagcaagttgaacagattctgattctcaaaatttaatgtagcctcagcttgatttttgactcacgatgctctaccttgatgtgtacaatatctattagcttttgatgtaaaaagaatatttgtgtattttatggatactgttgtaagaagaatatttatataatttgtgaatatttgtgtattttatggatactgatggaagaagaatatttgtgtaatttatgaatatttgtgtattttcttggatactgacggtttttcactgtttcggaaatcgaatttgtgtcgttaaacaatactgatattacatcgattttccaccgctgtaaaaccggtgtcattaactaatattacatcggttgtataccgctgccaaaactggtgttattaacgtataatattacatcagttttacacccgatgtcgttaagtgatactacaccggttttaacccgatgtctaaaatggcagaccttttacatcgccttcatagacatcggtcgaaaatgtaatagacaccggtggaaaatcgatgtctatgagggtttttgttgtagtgtctctttacttaattgttgtcggtattttatttttatgcatttctgtaCTTTCATTTGTAATATCATTTTCGAATTGCTAGTCGATTAcctaatgaaagcactcgacgagtgcgggtcttggagtaggagtcggcgaaggctccgaatcaagtaaaacggTTCTTGTTACCGTTGtgattttacttttccgctgcttactctaaacgaatttttaaatcgctattcaccccccctcccccctctagcgaattccTCGATCCAACAATACAAG
This window of the Zingiber officinale cultivar Zhangliang chromosome 3B, Zo_v1.1, whole genome shotgun sequence genome carries:
- the LOC122055243 gene encoding cell division control protein 48 homolog B-like, with amino-acid sequence MDGWKEGRKEGDQLTYIVARFAVDEHNKKQNALLEFACVVKAREQVVAGTLHHLTVAAVEGGEKKLYEAKVTDCNTESSAHTINVPKSGKLKDLIQVLGVASSLRDDESLLIAEVYANCIIRILDEPSDSISLIPKDAEKSLVVIFAHQRLEEFDREIDIGVPDEVGRLEVLRIHTKNMKLSDDIDLERIAKDTHGYVGADLAALCTEAALQCIREKMDIIDLEDESIDAEILNSMSATKEHFKTALGSSNPSALRETVVEVPNVNWDDIGGLENVKRELQEVVCWICLSFYVHKV